The following DNA comes from Anopheles coustani chromosome 2, idAnoCousDA_361_x.2, whole genome shotgun sequence.
TAATAAATATATACTAAATAACCTGGAAATGTAATGCAAACAAATATCAGACATGTTATTTGACACATGGCCTTCATTCTTCTCAAGGCTTTATTAGTTTGAAGTGTATTTGATTTCCTCTTGATAATTGTACAATAAACTCACAAACATACCCAATCGGACATTTCATAGCTAGAAAATGATCGATTATCATCCCCTGCGCTTAGatgaaacattattatttgattgttttgatcTAAGCTCCATTTTTCCAATGCTAGAAAGTTAAAACAATAGACGGTTATCTGgagtaaaaataataacagcACAAGCACACATAGGGCACATATAAAACACTCAACGACATATAAATGAAATCGTGAAGATACACAATAGGCGTAATGGTATGTTTTAGATTTAGTTAACCTCTGGAAATCTCTCACGTAATACCGAATAAGATGAATTATGCTACATTAATCCGATGAGATTTAAAAAGGAACCGACATTAAGTAAACTTGTACCGACAAGTTGAAGATATGTTTAAACAATTACAAAATACATCACATTCCTCGCTCACTAGAAGCATGTTGtaacaatagaaaaaaaggcacTCAACTAAACATGGTATCCACCGTTTCCTAACAGTAAACATTAAAACTAAATGAAATTGTGCCATGCCTAACTTATTTGATAGGATCAACGACAAACTCACAACAAAACTACAGGCACCAAGAGTGCTCTCATTAGGCTTCACATAAATCGTTCAAAATGTTCGGTTTAGCTACAAGCCATCGCTTGTATGTGACCACTAtcaaaagaatggaaaaaatcaTGATTTATTTAGAGATTATAACCAAGCTCAATTGCAACCTGCTCTGCACCTACGAGTTTTAAGTTGCTACTAACGGCAATCCTTGAGGAGCACATCTTGCCACATGAGGCACtcgtgggaaagaaaaaaaaaacacgaaaacagAAGCAAACATTCTCAAGCTTGAGGAAAATAGTCCCGCTTGAAAAAGTATGCACTACAATTCGTACAAAATGTTGTTAATTTTCCTGTTTGCTGCAGAGACCAGTAGTTCTCGCTAAGCGTGTATGTCTGTTATGTATGGTATATATTAAGTACATGCAGTGAAATGCACTTACGCGTCACACATATTTAAATACGACCTTAGAAGTCATGCTACACCATCTCAGTAGTGTGTTGAATGCTGGGAGGGAACAGAAGCGAAGGAAGGACATTATAAGATTTGGGAAAGAAGTATTAAGGGACAGACATTATGATTAGAGTAGAGGCTATCCGTTTTTTCCTGCTGTTGTTGTAAAGTTTTCGGTTTCTAATGTGTTAAATTGGGTTCGAATAgattgttttgggtttttattattaaatgtAAAAGATGTTACTAACGGGATCGGGTGAATTCGCATTTTAAATTGGTAATTGTTGCATTAGAATTGGTAAATTCAGATCAGATTAAATTGTTAGCTATTCGATGAAGCAAATTATGCGACTATCCTCGCCACAGCGTATCGTGTTGCACTTGAAATATGTTGATGGGTTTACTTAAATTGATATGAATATATTGCACAGTTATAAGATCATTTCGAGGAGCAAGTGAATGGAATCTTTTCAGTGTTAAGAACTGTTGATTAGTTTTCGCCTTTAGAAGGACTGAGCTGGTGATCACGATAAAAAAAGCATTATAGAAAGTAGTTGGTGTTCAGTGCACGCTTATGTGTAGCTTAATTAAGTCTTGCGCAGTCTAAGTGCGAATTGCTGAACACTGTGGTAAATAGAAAGGAAGCGTGAAGGTTCATTTCCAAATCCGAGCGTAACATTTGATGTTGGAGCAGCGGGATTTGGGGGCAAATTGGTTCTGGTGAAATGTTAACGCATGTTCTATTGGGTGATGATAATTGGCTTATCGTGTTGTGCATGTGAAACACTAAACTAGCACATGCGACCGTTGAGGAGACGCGAAACAGCAACAAACATGTTGTAAAATCAAACTGGACGGAGATTAACAATAATGTGAAATCATATATGGAACATTCATATATTTTTGAGATAATATTCATATATTTATacataagaaaaaatcaaaatggggaaaaatacacaaacactATAGGCGGCCGGTGAAACACTAGAAACGGGCCAAACAAATAGTATTGGCAATATTCTACCTTTTGaataaatgcattttcttCTAACTACTTTCACTACCTTTCCGCAACATAAAATAGACCTGGTTAGTTTTGAATATTGATTGATAAATATTCTATATGCACACACCACCACGAAAGCAGTAAAGAGCAGCCGGTAAAGAATGGAAATACAAACTACAAAAGTAAACAGTAGCAAATAGTAAAGAAACCTTGTAAAAcatgaaggaaaaatataagTTACGATAATTTAGCGTACATACTTTGACCGAAAGTTGAGAGTGCGAATGTTCGTGAAAGTGAAACAGCGGGAGAAAAATCTTATATCCAGTGTTAGAAACGTagcaaaacatacaaaatgaAGGTTAGAATAGagccattaaaaatgaaatgaatccATTCACACACAATAAATATCTATACAATGTGACAAaaaatttgccttttttttaatgaaatatgcTTTAGGAATTTTGTGAATTTCTATcaatatgaatttattaatttgttttcgagTTTTAACGGCGTTTAATAAAGGTTGCTTTATTTTAATGCTACGCACTTTCATTACCCTGTTTTCCTTATCAAGGATactttggtgttttgttttgcttctcaaTAAAAATCCAAAATTCTCAGTTTGCATCGTAAAAGAAGTGCGCCAAAGGATATCGAATTGTGAACGCGAACATGGCACAACCGAGCTGGAAAATGACCAGCAGTCGGTTTAACCGATCCTCCCTTATCGGCCCAGTGAGGAGGATACAAAAGTTGATGATCGTAAAGTTGTTGCACGTGACCGTTTTTCCGTCTCGGTCAACCTCGCACCGGATCAACCGTAAGTGGTGGAAAATCTGATAGCAAAGGCGTCCGAGGGCGTTCAGCTCATCCACCCGGAACTGAGTGCGGCTGATGTGTAGCAGGTCGGTCGTCGGGTCGTGCTTTGGCATGCGGTGCCGAGGGCACGGGATGAATCGGAACAGCTGTGGCACGGAGTACAGGAAGTTGAGCACCTGCGGGATGAAGAAGAGCAGCACGGTTTTGCTGAAGTGTCCGAGGATGCCGACCACGGCGAACGTCATACCGGAGAGGTAATTAAATGTGTCACCAACGAAAACCTCCGAGGGGTACCTATTGCAACGACAGAGGAAAAAACATACTTTGATTAAACCGGAAATGGAAACGCAATCGTCAGAACAACATGTAGTtattaaaaagtaaacaaaggaGACCCTACTGTCAAAATTGCTTCGCTAGGACTTGTCAAAATGTATAGGGCACTGCGACCAGTGAACTAGACCGTTCATGGTCGACACACGAACCTTAAGTTGACAACACCAGACAACAACAATGACTCATTTTTTGTACGCCGTGCGAAATGGGAGTTCGCGTTTCGCTCGCTAGATGTTGGTTAGTTCATTTATAAAACATCTATCCACGGGCACAGACAAGAGTGATATCGCAAGCCGCCTCCAAGAAAATTGGAGTTGCTTTACAGCTGAAACgtaaggaagtggaattttgcctGGAAGACAAATGAGCACCATATTCAAGTGCATGCGTGATGGCCGATTCGTGAGGAAATGttagcagcaacagcatcaatTGTGCAGTGACAGTGTGACGCACGGACGAATGGTAAACGCCCTGAAAAATCAATCTAGTTGGCGAGAGGAGTAAGTGTGTGTTCTCGTAGCCCGGAAAAAAGGTGTCTTCTCGGCACATCGTAGTGTTTGGGCAGAATCCCCGACGTGGTCCGGGGAGGGgtggatcgatcgatcaaacACCTTCCGCGTTGCTTTTTCATCCCTTCGGCAGTGCGGTACCGCTGGCTATACCGAAGGTCCGAGATCGTTGTCTCGGATGTCTCCGGGTGGCAGCAAACGGAAACTGGACGTACGGCTGTTCCTATGGGGTCTTTTTCTGCTGCAAATCTCGCTTATCTGTCTGTTTCTGCTGTTCGGGACGTTGCTCGTGTCCACCGCCGTGGACGATACCAATGGCCAGACAGTTGAGCAGCCGATGGTCGAAAACGATGGGCACGGACAGCGTAAGGCAGGACACCCGCTATCCGATTGGTCCCCGTTTGGAGTACGTTTCATCCCCAATCGAACGTCGACGGCGGCATTGGTGTCGTCGGAAaatgaagcagcagcagcagccgccgaACAGGGCAACTCGATTCATCTGCACGAGAGACAACCGTGGGTATCTCAAGGCGACGTGCTTGACGACAGTCAGCTGTTGAAAAGGAAACAGCTGCACCCAAGGCATCCAAAATATCGACCGTGGATTCAGCGGGTGATATCACGACCAGAGCGAATGGAGAAATATTTCAGGTATGtacattaatttaattttgtacgGTTTCATGAAAGTCGGACGGAGtataaatgttttctttttctctcaaattttaaatagaaaagaaatgtttatcTCTTTTCGTCGTGATTTTATTCGTGGGCcacttgaaataaaaactctCGTCTAGCCCAGTCGCCTTAGCTCAATGAAGTAAAATCTCTTTGTGAATCCATTTCTCAAATGATTACGTACCATCGTAAATAAATTGCATTTTAAATCTCAGCTCATAATAATTCATGATACACAACGCATCCACCAACAAACTTTTGCGATTGCGTTGATGAGCGAAAATAGCTAGCTGCTGCACATTTGCATCAATTTGCTTCAACTAGCACGATGAGATTGTGCCAAATCTTGGCGCATCGTATAAATTGACTTGTTGATGGTCTCGAACCATACGTCTGCGTGGGGGTGTGGCACGAAAGAGGCGTACAACTGAAATCCATTCCATAATCTGGCACATTTTGTGCCCGTTTCTAAAGTCGATAATGAGGCTAATGGTACTGAAGAGACGTCAATGGCCGTTCGAAGGACGCTAATTGGCTTACCGGGTTTCCGGGTGCCGAATGCACCGAGTGGCCAAATGGGGGGCACTTGACTCGAAGAACTGTTCGATCGTTGAAAATCGTGGTTAAATTGTAGTTAAAAGCTTTAATATTCGTACACATCAAACTAAAcagttgtttgtttcatttctagGACAATTTCCTTCGTTGACTGGCATGGCATTCGCAAACGACGGTTGTGCTTCATCGAAGGCACCCGTGGTAGCGCACAGGTGACTTCGATGGATCAACAGAGGAGTAAAGGCAGCAACAATGAGACTGAACTAATAGATACAGGAAAAGAGGACGTAGTAGACAATGCAAAAGAGCTTAAGAAAGGGAATAAGAAGTCGGCAGCGGCTCCTGACGCAGCAGTGTTAGATACCGATGGAAGTGTTGTGACGATGGGAGAGGACGCTATTAGTCGATGCCGCTGCAATTCCCAGTGGCACGGTACCGACTGTGGCCAACCGGAAGTGATCTGGCGAGCATTCATTACCTCGAAGATTCCGCCACGCGACCAGATGGCCGTTCCGCGAACCGTCGCACGAAACGTCTTCTACATTGTCCAGAGTACGTTCATCAGTGTGGAAGTGCTCGAAATTCAGCTGATGGAGCTAGCCGAGCAGGTAAGTCTGTTCGTTCTCTGCGATCAGACACGAGATCCTAGCGAACCGCCATCGAAGGATGTTTCCATCGCGGATCACCTGGAAGATACCGATTTTCTGCGAACCCTTCGCGATCGATTACTCATCGTGTCGGACGCAACATGCAGCGGGAGGAATGTGTTTCGAAAGCTGCAAAAGTATACGGCAAAAGAATCGATTCGATCGGACGACATTGTGCTGTTGAGCGCAGCAGACGAGATATTGAACCGAAAAGCGGTAGCATACCTCCGGTGGTACGACAACTGGCCACAACCGGTGCGGTTTCGCTTGAAACACAATGTGTATGGCTTTTTCTGGCAGCATGCATGCAACCGTACCGTCATCGGCAGTGCAGCGGTGCAGGTGGGGATGCTACGAGAGGTTTACGGGTCTGATCCGGATCGTCTATTAGCGATCGAGAAGCCGGTAATGTTGATCGGTGATTTAAACCACTTTGGTGGATGGTACTGCCGAAGATGTTACCAACCGGGCTCGATAGTACAGTACTTTGAACATCGCGCCGGCTTATTGTCCACCGTGCCACGGGCCGAGAAAGCGTTAGGGAACAAGAAGAGCGAGCCTCTGCTCTTCCTACCCGATCCCAAGCGGACGAAGGTGTTGAACGAAGAGTACGTTCAGCAGGCAATCGCCAGCGGAAAGGATCTCGAAGATGAAGAGCGCGCACTGGAGCGCTTAAGTCGCCGAACGGACAAGTACTATCAGCCAGAGTACGTGCGGGACAACGGTTGGAAGTTCGATAACATCGTACTGAATCTATTTGCCCGCTGGGATGATAATCTGGCAGAGGACGATTACTTTAGCTAGACACTAACTCTCTGTGTGGACTCTTCTTCCTTTGGTTGTGTACCTGAGTCGCGTGGGAAGGAAGAGGTGTTGTCGCGCAATGCATAAATTAAACGATATCTTCCATCTCCTACTAAGGCAAGGCCAATCATCGATAACCGACATGAACAACACATCACATAATCATCGCAAACTCGCTCCTACTAAAGCAACAACTAGTCAAATATTTGTATCGCTTCAAACCAAAACATAGATGAACCCTTGGAATCTCGGATCGATAGCATAATCATTAACATTATCATCGCCATCGTTCATGACCGTCGTATACGAGACGGTGCCAATGCACACACTACCTATATACATACAGCACCGATCCACGAAGTCAGGGAAAACACCAGAAAATGCGAAATGATAGTTCTCTATCCTCTGGATTCAACTCACAAGTAATATAAACTGATGTATGCGCTGATAAACAGTACTATCAATATTTATATATACACACAAATGTAGAACAATAGACAGAACGATAACGTTAGCGAACAGAGCGGATCTGTTCCCATTGGCATAGAAAAGGAAACGGATTAGTGAATGTGACACCAAGTATTCAGTAGCCCAATCCAATCGGACTGTGTGACTTAATCAGGGGAAAAGGCATTAGCCTTCATTATCGTTTGTAGCCTAGTTGCAGTGTACTCTTCTGAATCACACATGGAATGGCGCTTTGGAGAGTAAAATCATCACGACAGAGGCAAGCATCCGTTGGAAATGTATTAAAATGTGATGGGATCAGTTGGTGGTGTTGCGCCAGATACAAGAAAGCAATTAATGAGGGCAAAGGAAAGGATAAGAAAAATGTGATCGACTGATTCGAGTAGCCTAATgctttgaaaagaaaaggatttaTAAACTTGTGGAACTGCATAGTTAGTTAGTCATCAACCTTAAGTTATCGTCAATGTAGGTGgaattaataataatgataatcGTAAAAATATCAGACCCAAACGAAAGCACCCGGGCACCATGACGTTATACGATGTGCCAAGTGTGTCGAAACCCATTGGAGAGAAGAttcttaaaatgtgttttttactCAAGTCGTAATTCTATTTTGCAATAATTTTTGCAAATTCCGGAAGGATGATCAATGCATAGAGACTGGAAGCATCGTCGCTAGAGGCACGATTgctagttgtttgttttataatttaggTAAAATTTGCTAAATAAATGATCAACtttaaaatgagaaaaactGTGTTTAAATTCTATATGAAGAAAGGTGATGAAGATAAAGATATTTTTTGCAGTTCTTACCTATTATACCGCCACAAAGCCAGCGTTGCACCAATGTATGGCAGCATGATGTACAGTGAAAACTCGTGTGCATCATTGTGGTGTCCACTGAGAATCTCAATCACGTTGAACACGACAATCGAACCGGCAATAATGAGGGATTGACACACCTCAAGCCCATTGATGCCGGCCAAAATGTTGATCGCGTTCGTGCAGAACACAGCCAGCATTCCCATGAACACGTAGTAAAGCACTCCGATATCGAGCGACTGGCCTAGAAGGGGGCGCACAAGCTTCGGCAAGATCACCGTCGTTGAGTTGAAATTTGTGTAGTAAACCATGAGCAAAGGGAGCGACGCGATTGTCGGTAGGTAAAGTTTGTCCCGCCATCGTAGGTTGAGTACGTCGTCGGCGAATCCCAGCAGAATCATGCAGCAGATGGACAGCATAGCGGCAATGAACTCTACAAACTGTAAGCGAATCGTGAGTGAACTGCTCTTCAGGGCGCGTTATATTGAGGTCGGTAGTACAATCTATACCTTATCGTGAGGAAAATCACCCTTCActgtggtggaaaaattccTCAAAAAAGGCACGGGTATAAAGAGGAAAAGTGATACGAGAAATATGCATCCAGTGACAACACCAAAGGCTTCTGGGCTGTGAAACAAGAGAATAGGTGTTGCAATAAGCAATatgctttcaaaattttgaaatttcacATCAATACTTACATTTtaggtttcgattttttattCATATCGATGCCGTACAGGTTTGCATTGATAAACATCGGTTTCATCTTTGGTATCAAACTACGCCCCGCCAGGAACGCTCCCGCAGAGATGGCCACATTTAATAACAAAGGAACCGGGAGGGATACTTGCTGTCCCAATATCGTGAACTCAAAGCAGTGTACCAGCGGCATTTTTAACGCTGAACGAATTGAAAAATCTCAAACGTAAAGCTATTTACTGATGCACTTGAAACCGCAAGATCACAAGAtcgattgtttatgttttaaattgtcAACACGCAACAGAATCCACATCGGCTGCCGAGGTATATGCACCTAGGTTCACGAGAAAAGATCGGATCACGGTTACTGGAACGAAGCAATACTGCATTGCCACAGCTTGTATGTCTCTTAATCTTGATTTTGATAAATCCAAAACTGTttgtgcttgtttgttttatcgtATTTCTGTATTAACAATAATCCTTTGATTTCCCCTTATTTTCTGTTATTCACGTTCAGCGATGCATGGTCGACTCCTATCGTATATCGAAAGTAAGCtgaataaaatcaaatcgacCTCGGAACAATTCAAATCTGATTCCAATCCGCCAAATGGGaacaaatctttagaatccgtcaacgGATCGAGTATTTGGGTCTTCCGAATcacgattctgccaacactactttCCACGGACGCGTTAGATTTTTGTAGCAACTTTTCCCCCTCTtgtattttcccattttcacaTCTAGTGCTGCAGTAGTTTTGGACAATTTTTAGTTCGATTGCAATGCTCTATAAACACCGTGTTAATAGAATATTTTAGTTACCTGCTGCCGATAAGCTACAGTACGTATTATTCTTCGAAAGGCTTCATTGGCCTGCTGTAGggcatttgttgttttgcgaTCTTGTGAATGATTCGCAGACAATCAATCGCTCAAAACACTGGTCCAATACACTTTCCGGGAGTTTCGTGTCGAATTTAGGTGCTAACATTGCTAAACGCTATATGGTCAATAAAGTTAAGAAAAAATAGTGCATTCCATACTATCCCAAGTGTGCCTTTGTACAAGTGAAATTGCTGGTGTATCAAATGAAGAGCAGTCGTAAAAAAGTTCAATAGCATCGTGAATGCGGCGATGCTCAAGTTTGCAACAAAAGAAATCGGTGTCGGGAATTGAAAGGTGCATCAGTCGAGTGTTGAGCCTGTAGCCCGCGGATCTTCCTAGCGGATTCGTCATCTTGCACCAGTACTTCCCCGgagcaaaagcaaaacgtAAAGCCAGCGCATTCGAAAGCGGAGACTCAGGTGAGTAATGGATTCCCGTGTACCCGAATGGCCGCGTAGCAAACGTGCGGGGTCATGGTGCTAAACATATTCTCAGCGTCGCTTCCATGACCATGATGCGAGCATAAATGGATTCACCAGGTGGTGGTATATTCCATACGATCGCCGGTGTGTACCCCTTGAGCACGGCGAGATGGTGGTGTGGTATGTGTGCGCAGGTGGAAAAGACGGTAGAACAAATCCGTCGGGTCATAAAAGATCGAGATGCACACCGTGCCTTGCACAGCATCCATTTCTCGTTTCAAGAACGTAGAACGTCTTGAGCTAGACGGAGACGAACAGGGTAGTCTCTTCCTACTTCAGCGTGTTGTTTGATcattttctccctttttcctTAAATAGCCGGTCAAGATCGCCGAGCGGTCCTAATGCATGATGCAGAGGTGAGCAACCTCCGATGGTAACGTCCTATATTTTGAAGATAACTATTTGAACTGGCTTAATGTAAACTCTTAAACATGGAGTCACAAtggatttaaaatgttaaaatacgaatataaaaaatattaaaataccgATGGATGCTTAAGCATGTAAGGATGAACAAATCATCAGTTCATTGAAACTAACATAAGTTGTCTTAACCAATCAACTCATgttggatgatgatgatcaattatgataaaacaaatgttaatgTTTGACTtcggttaatttttttctgtacttatttttgaagtgaATGTAAGTGATAACTTCTTTCTATCAAAAGCACTTTTTCAATCATATGTGCAAAAGTTCgcaaaaaatatatagaaaGAAGAACAAGTTTTTGCTAATTGTTTTTTAACCTAAAATGGTCATAACCAAAACTGGATATTGCTATCCTGCGGTTCTCATCTTAACTAACATCCTTACTAAGATGTTGTTTAAGTACACGTTTGTTAGTATCGTACCAAAGTGTAAACTACTTGTTTATGActacttgattttttttaattttaatttgtttaatattAAAACCATTTTGAGTTGTTTGTCcataactatttttttttgtaatagtAATTGTACACTTAAAGCGGAAGAAAATTAGCTTCTCTGTTGGTCATCGTAATTGTCTTTATAAATTGTATAGTTTATGGTATGTTCTAGGCTGTTAAGAGCGTTTTATGTACTCTCTATTCTATATCTATTGTACTATGTACTCTCTATATGTATCTATTAAATTATAACAATTAAAAATCACTTTTTACTGTGTTTAAATTGCTCTTGTTTTAAGTTATGTTATGTCTAGCGTCTTGTTTTACATCTTGGTGCGATAAGCAAAATGATCATATGAAGTTCCAGCTGACAgaagggaccggttttttttttaactttattttactCGACACTTTTTGTCCGACTTCCAGTGTGTGTGCGCCATATGCCACTTCGCATGGCAAAAGCCCTTCAGCGATCATCTTGCCGCCGCAGCGTTTGTTAGCAATTGCGGGCGCCGACGCCACCCGCGCTACCGCCAGCGGCACGATCTTTGCGCTCAGCTTTACTCCAAAGCGCGGTTGTCCCGATCGGATCCGATCCGGCATCCTCGGCGTTTGCAGCACGCGCACTCGAACCGGTTCTCAGAACATCCCGGTCcacggtcgtcgtcgtcgtcgtcgtcgtcgaaggCGTCGAACGGCCGTGCGCCCTACCGTTGGTTTCAGTCGCTTTCGAACCACGGTCCGGACCGGTTGTGCCGTTGCTCCATTCTTTCTACTCCAGTGGAATATCGGTGTTATAGCTGCCTGACCACCGAGTGTTTGCCTGGTTCGTGAGGGTTTTCCCTGTTTTCTCGAAGCTCGTAGAACCGATCGACCCAGCCACCCACGTGTCCAACGATGGGTAGCTTCTCGGGTACCTGTGCGATTGATCCCGCGCGGTTTTGAGGACGAAGCAAAAGGGCTTTTATAATCATCCCTGTTTAGTTCCGAAGTGACGGTGCGGAGAAATCCCATTGGCAAGTGCAAGTCGGCTGGCGGCCAAGGCAGAAAACAAGCCCCAGCGCCGCCGTTACGTCAGCACGTTGTTGGTGACGAATTGTGCAAGTGTTGATGGCATTGTTGGTGTCGCGTTGTTAGTTAGTTAGTTTGCGAACATCACAAACGAGTTATCAATGGCGGTCGACGAGTTTGCAATATATTGCCACTCCTTCTTTCCTCTTTTCTCTAACTATCTATCGCAAAATGTAACCATTTTTAAAAGCCAACAACCGGGAACGTCGCAATATATTGTGGAGTAGTTTTTTCgctcatttgttttattttctcacgcTAAGAAGTTATGCCTTCATTAAATACATAAATATATTAACCGAAGCATTTTGATAGTCGCATCTACTTTCATTCTCACGTTCCTACATTCAATATTGCTTACCCAGCTGTTTCCATTCAACAGAGGTATCGAAAGggtgtgaaataaattgattaaagTTAACTCAATTTCCTCTATCTTTTCCGTTGTTGCgtacgttttccttttttacgaTGTCATACTCAAAGCGGAGTGGTGAAAAACTGTCTGTCCCTAAATTTGGTTCTTAAAGTTGAAAATTCACTTGATCGTGATTTTCAGCGGCAGATCGGCGCGCCGATTTCCCTTGCCACCGCTggttgtgcgtgtgtatgtgtgcttgcGGGAGGGAACCGCGGTCGCAGCGGGAGTGTTGTCAGTGCGTTCCTTTAAAACCACCTTTCCGCTGTGTGTCATTATTGCACCGCCAGTGCAGCGAACCCGATTGTGGTGGGAGTGTGTGCAGCTGCATCGCGATCCTCGGCGCGCGAAGTGGCCACttacacatgcacacacgcacagtcGGCGGTCGGCGGACACAGTTGACAGTGGTGCCAAGGACGGAAATTTATCTTTTCTCGTTCCCACACAACAACGCAGTGCAGCAACAATTGCGCCAGCCAAcaacgagcagcagcagcagcagcagcagcagttatTATCATAACTCACAACCAGAGAGTCGGTCGCTGGAAGTCAACAGTTGGCCCCCAAAAGCCAATAAAATCGAAAGAAACAAGAAAGTGGTCGTAAAGTGTGGTGTCAtttaggaagaaaaaaaaaagacaacccCGTAAATCATTAAACGGCTGCCGACCGGCTGCAAGTATCTCGAGTGAGTTGCTGGAAAGCAACAGGGTTTTGGgattaggacgtggctagggCGCAGCCAGAGCTGCGTTAAACAAGCAGCGAGATGACCATCTTTAGCTCgtgagttttatttattttattcaatgcTATTACAATAAGGTTTATATAATGAGTGAGGGGGGCAGGGGGAACTGTGAAGAGAGCGGGCCCATAACCAAATAAGACCGAATGCGTGGGAAAGTC
Coding sequences within:
- the LOC131266553 gene encoding UDP-N-acetylglucosamine--dolichyl-phosphate N-acetylglucosaminephosphotransferase, with product MPLVHCFEFTILGQQVSLPVPLLLNVAISAGAFLAGRSLIPKMKPMFINANLYGIDMNKKSKPKIPEAFGVVTGCIFLVSLFLFIPVPFLRNFSTTVKGDFPHDKFVEFIAAMLSICCMILLGFADDVLNLRWRDKLYLPTIASLPLLMVYYTNFNSTTVILPKLVRPLLGQSLDIGVLYYVFMGMLAVFCTNAINILAGINGLEVCQSLIIAGSIVVFNVIEILSGHHNDAHEFSLYIMLPYIGATLALWRYNRYPSEVFVGDTFNYLSGMTFAVVGILGHFSKTVLLFFIPQVLNFLYSVPQLFRFIPCPRHRMPKHDPTTDLLHISRTQFRVDELNALGRLCYQIFHHLRLIRCEVDRDGKTVTCNNFTIINFCILLTGPIREDRLNRLLVIFQLGCAMFAFTIRYPLAHFFYDAN
- the LOC131266550 gene encoding uncharacterized protein LOC131266550, with product MSPGGSKRKLDVRLFLWGLFLLQISLICLFLLFGTLLVSTAVDDTNGQTVEQPMVENDGHGQRKAGHPLSDWSPFGVRFIPNRTSTAALVSSENEAAAAAAEQGNSIHLHERQPWVSQGDVLDDSQLLKRKQLHPRHPKYRPWIQRVISRPERMEKYFRTISFVDWHGIRKRRLCFIEGTRGSAQVTSMDQQRSKGSNNETELIDTGKEDVVDNAKELKKGNKKSAAAPDAAVLDTDGSVVTMGEDAISRCRCNSQWHGTDCGQPEVIWRAFITSKIPPRDQMAVPRTVARNVFYIVQSTFISVEVLEIQLMELAEQVSLFVLCDQTRDPSEPPSKDVSIADHLEDTDFLRTLRDRLLIVSDATCSGRNVFRKLQKYTAKESIRSDDIVLLSAADEILNRKAVAYLRWYDNWPQPVRFRLKHNVYGFFWQHACNRTVIGSAAVQVGMLREVYGSDPDRLLAIEKPVMLIGDLNHFGGWYCRRCYQPGSIVQYFEHRAGLLSTVPRAEKALGNKKSEPLLFLPDPKRTKVLNEEYVQQAIASGKDLEDEERALERLSRRTDKYYQPEYVRDNGWKFDNIVLNLFARWDDNLAEDDYFS